In a single window of the Pseudodesulfovibrio profundus genome:
- a CDS encoding DsrE family protein translates to MKRLLCFALLVFVLGVATANAGPAGYSKVFTNVTTADVNKAAMAINFTHSIMKKKGVEATLFFNVYGVALIDKTKPSPIYPTGQSIAEMLQAFMDDGGVVIGCPMCMKNVGGMSNGDLLAGVSASPGMGLEAATTADTLVLSY, encoded by the coding sequence ATGAAAAGACTGTTGTGCTTTGCCCTTCTTGTTTTTGTTTTAGGTGTTGCTACGGCGAATGCCGGGCCTGCCGGATATTCCAAGGTATTTACTAACGTGACGACCGCTGATGTGAACAAGGCTGCCATGGCTATTAATTTTACCCATAGCATAATGAAAAAGAAGGGGGTTGAGGCCACCTTGTTTTTCAATGTGTATGGTGTGGCGCTGATAGACAAGACAAAGCCTTCACCAATCTATCCGACTGGCCAATCCATCGCTGAAATGCTGCAGGCGTTTATGGATGATGGCGGGGTGGTCATTGGGTGTCCGATGTGTATGAAGAATGTCGGCGGCATGTCCAATGGTGATCTTCTGGCAGGTGTTTCAGCATCGCCAGGAATGGGGCTTGAAGCTGCGACCACTGCCGATACTCTCGTGTTGTCTTACTAG
- a CDS encoding PQQ-dependent sugar dehydrogenase, giving the protein MRYVATVFLCLLLSQVAWAEPFMSPESVPSARGFHKKVIADGLSHPWGVAWLPDGSMLVTERPGRVRHLNEDGTTRTYKVPGGPAVVVVGQGGLLDISLHPNFAENGLVYFTLATGTRHSNRTTLARAYFDGKKFSKLEELFRVSQAKSGGQHFGSRMIWLEDRTLLMSVGDGGNPPVRIGDVLSRTLAQDGQSHLGKILRLTDAGMPVAGGSFGGQSDILPEIYSMGHRNIQGLAVDPIRNTVWASEHGALGGDELNRITGGNNYGWPKATFSKEYLGARDISEHTTLPGMTDPELVWLSGIAPSGLLLYTGDKFPKWRGDLFAGGLKDQSIRRVVLDQSGRVLGEEIIRVGQRVRDVQQGPDGFIYLLTDESDGKLIRLEPSEETDPNP; this is encoded by the coding sequence ATGCGATATGTTGCCACTGTGTTTCTTTGCTTGTTGCTGAGTCAGGTCGCGTGGGCTGAGCCGTTCATGTCGCCGGAGTCAGTCCCGTCCGCCAGGGGATTTCACAAGAAGGTGATTGCTGATGGGTTGTCCCATCCCTGGGGGGTGGCGTGGTTGCCTGACGGCTCCATGCTGGTCACCGAGCGGCCGGGTCGGGTACGCCATCTCAATGAGGATGGCACGACGCGTACCTACAAGGTCCCGGGCGGCCCTGCAGTGGTCGTAGTAGGGCAGGGTGGGTTGTTGGATATATCCCTGCATCCGAATTTTGCCGAGAACGGACTGGTCTATTTCACCCTTGCCACCGGCACGCGCCACTCGAACCGTACCACCCTGGCGAGAGCGTATTTCGATGGTAAGAAGTTCTCCAAGCTTGAGGAGCTGTTTCGTGTGTCTCAGGCAAAGTCAGGGGGGCAGCACTTCGGATCGCGCATGATCTGGCTTGAGGACAGAACACTGCTCATGTCGGTGGGCGACGGCGGTAATCCGCCGGTTCGTATAGGCGATGTGCTGAGCCGAACTCTGGCGCAGGACGGGCAAAGTCACCTCGGCAAGATTCTTCGACTCACCGACGCTGGAATGCCAGTGGCTGGCGGTTCATTTGGTGGACAATCGGATATCCTTCCCGAGATTTATTCCATGGGCCATCGCAACATTCAGGGCCTTGCCGTGGACCCGATCCGCAATACGGTGTGGGCTTCCGAGCATGGCGCATTGGGTGGTGATGAATTGAACCGTATCACGGGCGGTAATAACTACGGCTGGCCCAAGGCGACATTCAGCAAGGAATACCTCGGGGCGCGAGACATCTCCGAGCATACGACCCTGCCGGGAATGACCGATCCTGAACTGGTGTGGTTATCTGGCATCGCGCCGTCAGGATTGCTGCTCTATACTGGGGACAAGTTCCCGAAGTGGCGTGGTGATCTCTTTGCCGGTGGTCTCAAGGACCAGAGTATTCGCCGGGTTGTTCTGGATCAGTCCGGGCGTGTGCTGGGCGAGGAAATAATCCGGGTGGGCCAGCGTGTTCGCGACGTCCAGCAGGGACCGGATGGATTCATCTACCTGCTGACCGACGAATCCGATGGCAAGCTGATCCGTCTTGAACCTTCCGAAGAAACCGACCCCAATCCCTGA
- a CDS encoding Tex family protein: MTSNTLHIQTISSELNVKPRQVDAVAALLDDGATVPFISRYRKEATGSLDEVAVAAIRDRLTELSELDKRREAILGSLQERDLLTPELKKALEAAGDKARLEDIYLPHRPKRRTRGTMARERGLEPLANILMAQKGVDPKAEAKAFVAPDKEVPDVAAALAGARDIIAERISENPKARSAMRALFVKRGRFTSKVAKGKEEEGSTYRDWFEWDEPLVRIPSHRALAMFRGEKEKVLKLSLRPPESEAVGLLTRSVVRNNKKDGQQVSIALEDCYKRLLGPSLENEVRAEVKKRADDEAIKVFAANLRELLLAAPLGQKRVLALDPGFRTGAKLTVLDAQGALKEYTTIFPVGSDKQQAEAALKLRSLCERYDIEAIAIGNGTAGRETEAFVGSLQLGIPAVLVNESGASIYSASEVARKEFPDHDLTVRGSVSIGRRLMDPLAELVKIDPKSIGVGQYQHDVDQAALKKSLDDVVESCVNGVGVDLNTASSELLSHVSGLGPVLAENIVAHRDANGPFGSRRELLKVKRLGPKAYEQAAGFLRVQGKEVLDASAVHPERYGLVRQMAKDAGCSVADLVNSAEARDRIRIEEYVTEEVGLPTLRDIMAELAKPGRDPREEFSPFSFAEGINDIKDLREGMRLPGIVTNVTKFGAFVDIGVHRDGLVHISQLADRYIRDPAEVVAAGREVEVSVIGLDLQRGRINLSMKSDA, encoded by the coding sequence ATGACGTCGAACACACTCCATATTCAGACCATATCGTCCGAGCTGAACGTAAAGCCCCGTCAGGTGGATGCGGTTGCCGCACTGCTTGATGATGGTGCCACGGTTCCATTCATTTCCCGCTACCGCAAAGAGGCGACTGGCTCACTGGATGAGGTCGCTGTTGCCGCCATTCGCGACCGGTTGACCGAGTTGAGCGAGCTGGACAAGCGCCGCGAGGCCATTCTCGGCTCCCTGCAGGAACGCGATCTGCTGACCCCGGAATTGAAGAAGGCGCTGGAAGCGGCCGGGGACAAGGCCCGACTGGAAGATATCTATCTGCCACATCGTCCCAAACGTCGGACACGCGGCACCATGGCCCGGGAGCGGGGGCTGGAGCCTCTTGCCAATATTTTGATGGCCCAGAAAGGCGTTGATCCGAAAGCTGAAGCCAAAGCTTTTGTCGCTCCTGACAAAGAAGTGCCGGATGTGGCTGCCGCCCTTGCCGGAGCACGGGATATCATCGCCGAGAGGATCAGCGAGAATCCCAAGGCTCGTTCCGCCATGCGCGCTTTATTCGTCAAGCGGGGCCGTTTCACCTCGAAAGTAGCCAAAGGCAAGGAAGAGGAAGGGAGTACCTATCGGGACTGGTTCGAGTGGGATGAGCCGTTGGTCCGTATCCCCAGTCACCGCGCCCTTGCCATGTTCCGTGGAGAAAAGGAGAAGGTGCTCAAACTTTCCCTTCGGCCGCCGGAATCCGAGGCTGTTGGTCTGCTCACACGTTCTGTTGTCCGAAACAACAAGAAGGATGGGCAGCAGGTCTCAATTGCCCTTGAGGACTGCTACAAGCGGTTGCTGGGGCCTTCGCTGGAAAACGAAGTTCGGGCGGAAGTGAAAAAGCGGGCCGATGACGAGGCTATCAAGGTTTTTGCTGCCAACCTCCGTGAACTGCTGCTTGCCGCACCGCTTGGTCAGAAGCGGGTCCTTGCTCTGGACCCGGGATTTCGGACTGGCGCCAAACTGACAGTGCTCGACGCACAAGGGGCGCTGAAGGAATACACGACCATCTTTCCGGTGGGATCGGATAAACAGCAGGCTGAGGCGGCCTTGAAGCTTCGCTCCCTTTGCGAGCGTTACGACATCGAGGCCATAGCCATCGGCAATGGTACTGCTGGGCGCGAGACCGAAGCGTTTGTCGGGTCGCTGCAACTCGGTATTCCTGCCGTGCTCGTCAACGAGTCCGGGGCGTCCATCTACTCGGCCTCGGAAGTGGCTCGCAAGGAATTTCCCGATCACGATCTGACCGTGCGCGGCTCAGTCTCCATCGGGCGTCGTTTGATGGACCCGCTGGCAGAACTGGTCAAGATTGACCCCAAGTCCATTGGCGTGGGGCAGTATCAGCATGACGTGGATCAGGCCGCACTCAAGAAGAGCCTGGATGATGTGGTCGAAAGCTGCGTCAACGGCGTTGGTGTTGATCTGAATACGGCCAGCTCCGAACTGCTCTCCCATGTATCGGGCCTTGGTCCTGTGCTGGCAGAAAATATTGTCGCGCACCGGGATGCCAATGGTCCATTCGGCTCCAGACGGGAGCTGCTCAAGGTGAAGCGGCTCGGTCCCAAAGCGTATGAGCAGGCAGCCGGATTCTTGCGCGTACAGGGTAAGGAAGTGCTGGACGCCAGTGCCGTCCACCCGGAGCGGTATGGGCTGGTCCGGCAAATGGCCAAGGACGCCGGTTGTTCCGTGGCCGATCTGGTCAATAGCGCCGAGGCCCGTGATCGAATTCGCATTGAGGAGTATGTCACCGAGGAGGTCGGATTGCCGACCCTGCGTGACATCATGGCTGAACTGGCAAAGCCCGGGCGTGATCCGCGTGAGGAATTTTCACCGTTCTCATTTGCCGAGGGTATCAACGATATCAAGGACCTGCGCGAAGGGATGCGACTCCCCGGCATTGTCACCAATGTCACCAAATTTGGCGCATTCGTTGATATAGGCGTTCATCGGGACGGCTTGGTCCACATCAGCCAGTTGGCGGACAGATACATACGCGACCCCGCTGAAGTCGTGGCTGCCGGACGAGAAGTCGAAGTGTCGGTTATCGGTCTCGACCTACAGCGAGGGCGTATCAATCTGAGTATGAAAAGCGATGCCTGA
- a CDS encoding MOSC domain-containing protein, which yields MGTVQAVNISDKKGEKKHEVEEILLVEDFGVQDDAHGGSERQVSLLAFERIEDMKKDLATLKVGDFAENITTTGIAASQLKPGMRVAIGNSLLEITQIGKTCHHGCSIRKEVGYCIMPKEGVFGKVLQGGKVRKGDRIAVLNS from the coding sequence ATGGGAACCGTACAAGCAGTCAATATAAGCGACAAAAAAGGCGAGAAGAAACACGAAGTGGAAGAAATTCTTCTTGTTGAAGATTTTGGTGTGCAGGACGATGCCCATGGCGGCAGTGAACGTCAGGTCAGCCTGCTTGCCTTCGAGCGTATCGAGGACATGAAAAAAGACCTTGCAACGCTCAAGGTGGGCGATTTTGCCGAGAACATCACCACCACCGGCATAGCCGCATCCCAGCTCAAGCCCGGAATGCGAGTGGCCATTGGCAACTCCCTGCTGGAAATCACGCAGATCGGCAAGACCTGCCATCACGGCTGCTCCATCCGCAAGGAAGTCGGGTACTGCATCATGCCCAAGGAAGGCGTCTTCGGAAAAGTCCTGCAGGGCGGCAAAGTCCGCAAGGGCGACCGAATCGCCGTGCTCAATTCGTAG
- a CDS encoding Na+/H+ antiporter NhaC family protein, with protein MKKHIVFTLTCLMALAFTVAPALAADSSKGAGNAEIFGLLTLIPPLLAIILAFISKNVVLSLFAGVFSGCFMLDLKGFDVYSAVIDGFLRLSSEILYSLADTWNAGIVLQVLAIGGLIALVSKMGGAQAIAEALSKWARTPRSSQFATWVMGLFIFFDDYANSLTVGPIMRPVTDKMRISREKLAFIIDATAAPIAGIALISTWVAYEVGLIRDGYQAIGVEANAYGIFVETIPYRFYNIFILAFIIFTIWMMREFGPMRKAELRARREGKVLADNATPMAAEESSSLKPADHVVPSVWSAILPIGTLIVTAFLGFYFNGYNAIDDPALLATIDASPLSFTAMRECFGASDASVVLFQAALIAALVAIIMAVVKKVMPVKDAIETFVTGVKSMNITAVILLLAWSLSGVMKELGTAIYLVSVLSDALPPFLLPTIIFILGSIISFATGTSYGTMGILMPLAIPLSFALNPDPNFVVLNVGSVLTGAIFGDHCSPISDTTILSSMGSACDHIDHVRTQLFYAVTVALVAIFAGYIPAGLGMPIYLTLPAGFIITALIVRFVGQPVDA; from the coding sequence ATGAAAAAGCATATTGTATTCACTTTAACCTGCCTCATGGCCCTGGCCTTCACGGTCGCACCGGCGCTGGCAGCGGACTCGTCCAAGGGAGCTGGCAACGCTGAAATATTCGGCCTCCTGACCCTGATTCCGCCGCTACTTGCCATCATCCTCGCTTTTATCAGCAAAAACGTTGTTCTCTCACTATTCGCCGGTGTTTTCTCCGGCTGCTTCATGTTGGACCTGAAAGGATTCGACGTTTACTCTGCCGTTATCGACGGCTTTCTGCGCCTTTCCAGCGAAATCCTCTACTCCCTGGCCGATACATGGAACGCCGGTATCGTGCTGCAGGTTCTCGCCATCGGTGGCCTGATCGCCCTTGTCTCCAAAATGGGTGGAGCGCAAGCCATTGCTGAAGCACTGTCAAAATGGGCCAGAACCCCGCGTTCTTCACAGTTTGCCACCTGGGTCATGGGCCTGTTCATCTTCTTCGACGACTATGCCAACTCCCTGACAGTTGGCCCCATCATGCGCCCTGTCACCGACAAAATGCGCATCTCCCGTGAGAAACTCGCATTCATCATTGATGCAACGGCAGCTCCCATCGCCGGTATCGCGCTCATCTCCACATGGGTAGCGTACGAGGTCGGTCTCATCCGCGACGGGTATCAGGCCATCGGCGTGGAAGCCAACGCATACGGCATTTTCGTCGAGACCATCCCCTACCGCTTCTACAATATCTTCATTCTCGCTTTCATCATCTTCACCATCTGGATGATGCGCGAGTTCGGTCCCATGCGCAAAGCCGAACTGCGTGCCCGCAGGGAAGGCAAAGTCCTGGCCGACAACGCAACCCCCATGGCAGCAGAGGAAAGCTCTTCACTCAAGCCCGCGGATCACGTTGTACCCTCTGTCTGGTCGGCCATTCTGCCCATCGGCACGCTCATCGTGACCGCATTTCTCGGCTTCTACTTCAACGGTTACAATGCCATCGACGATCCGGCACTGCTGGCAACCATTGATGCCTCCCCATTGAGCTTCACTGCCATGCGTGAATGCTTCGGTGCGTCGGATGCATCCGTGGTCCTGTTCCAGGCAGCACTCATCGCGGCCCTTGTCGCCATCATCATGGCCGTGGTCAAAAAGGTGATGCCCGTCAAGGACGCCATCGAAACCTTTGTCACCGGCGTCAAATCCATGAACATCACCGCAGTCATCCTGCTGTTGGCATGGTCCCTGTCCGGTGTCATGAAAGAACTCGGCACAGCAATCTATCTGGTCAGCGTGCTCTCTGATGCACTGCCGCCGTTCCTGCTGCCCACGATCATCTTCATACTCGGTTCCATCATCTCCTTTGCGACGGGTACGTCCTACGGCACCATGGGTATCCTGATGCCGCTGGCTATCCCGCTCTCCTTCGCCCTCAACCCGGACCCCAACTTCGTGGTCCTCAACGTGGGCTCCGTCCTGACCGGCGCCATCTTCGGTGATCACTGCTCGCCCATCTCGGATACGACCATCCTGTCGTCCATGGGGTCGGCCTGTGACCACATCGATCACGTTCGGACGCAGCTGTTCTATGCCGTCACCGTGGCACTGGTTGCCATTTTCGCCGGATACATCCCGGCCGGACTCGGCATGCCCATCTACTTGACGCTGCCCGCAGGGTTCATCATCACGGCACTGATCGTCCGCTTCGTCGGCCAGCCTGTTGACGCCTAG
- a CDS encoding universal stress protein, which yields MQKELLLAISDDRAASYNLRFLKEVFNDFCDLKLTLFYVTPKKASWDIDKDQFVPRGQGFDEFQKHRNTQGKRALDDAAKWIKDVMGCSGDNVRIKAVQSQRGTVLEMVNEAHKGMYDALLLGRKGFSWFEHFFENSVSHELLWSDINFPVWICKRPPENPRQDVLLCMDGSKASLRMIDHAAYMLANEPSHTFTLFHVAQKGYSSGRSGRIFDEGLAILDEHNVDEERIELKMATSRNVVKTIIKEALEGNYCAVGVGKHGENEGSNMRGLFPSSVAINLMRQLEHTALWVSR from the coding sequence ATGCAGAAAGAACTATTGCTTGCCATCAGTGATGACCGCGCCGCCTCATACAACTTGCGCTTCCTCAAGGAAGTGTTCAATGATTTCTGTGATCTCAAATTGACCCTTTTTTATGTGACCCCCAAAAAGGCCAGCTGGGATATCGACAAAGATCAGTTTGTCCCGCGTGGACAGGGTTTTGATGAATTCCAAAAGCATCGCAACACTCAGGGCAAACGCGCGCTCGACGATGCAGCCAAGTGGATCAAGGACGTCATGGGATGCTCCGGCGACAATGTTCGCATCAAGGCCGTCCAGTCCCAACGCGGCACCGTACTCGAGATGGTGAACGAGGCACACAAGGGAATGTACGACGCCCTGCTGCTCGGCAGAAAAGGCTTTTCATGGTTTGAGCACTTCTTCGAAAACTCCGTCAGCCATGAACTGCTCTGGAGTGATATTAATTTTCCGGTATGGATCTGCAAGCGGCCCCCGGAAAACCCACGCCAGGACGTTCTGCTCTGCATGGACGGTTCCAAGGCATCACTGCGGATGATCGACCATGCCGCCTACATGCTTGCCAACGAACCAAGCCATACATTCACCCTCTTTCACGTGGCGCAGAAGGGGTATTCTTCCGGCAGGTCCGGACGCATATTCGATGAAGGACTGGCCATCCTCGATGAGCACAATGTGGACGAGGAGCGCATTGAGTTGAAGATGGCGACCTCCAGGAATGTGGTCAAAACCATCATCAAGGAAGCGCTAGAAGGAAACTACTGTGCGGTGGGTGTCGGTAAGCACGGCGAGAACGAAGGGAGCAACATGCGTGGTCTCTTCCCCAGTTCCGTCGCAATAAACCTCATGCGCCAACTGGAGCACACCGCACTGTGGGTCAGTCGTTAA
- a CDS encoding DUF4390 domain-containing protein — protein MTDNERKSHFLRLVLGAMIAVLLLAGGAHARTLSLKAPAISNSNGNIVAQFGVKVMELPILKGELEDGVELVLKCSVELVKVRHYWLDSNIGSDNFESSIKYDPLTKEFLMVVPGRSQPIHNADLKALLEEGWGRIQARLGAWESLERGTEYSLRLITTMNEADAPDGFYRFVYFWSWDAGSDNTFHLNFTF, from the coding sequence ATGACTGATAACGAGCGAAAAAGCCACTTCCTGCGTCTGGTGCTGGGCGCCATGATCGCTGTCCTGCTATTGGCAGGCGGCGCGCATGCACGCACCCTGAGCCTGAAAGCGCCGGCTATCTCCAACAGCAATGGCAATATCGTGGCCCAGTTCGGCGTGAAAGTCATGGAGCTTCCCATTCTTAAAGGGGAACTGGAGGACGGCGTCGAGCTGGTCCTCAAGTGTTCCGTTGAGCTGGTCAAGGTCCGTCACTACTGGCTCGATTCCAATATCGGCTCCGACAATTTCGAGTCTTCCATCAAATACGATCCATTGACCAAGGAATTTCTGATGGTGGTTCCGGGACGGTCACAGCCCATACACAACGCTGATCTTAAAGCATTGCTTGAAGAAGGGTGGGGACGTATTCAGGCCCGTCTGGGTGCTTGGGAATCCCTGGAAAGGGGAACGGAGTACAGTCTGCGTCTTATCACCACAATGAACGAGGCGGACGCCCCTGACGGCTTCTACCGATTCGTCTACTTCTGGTCGTGGGATGCCGGTTCGGACAACACCTTTCATCTCAACTTCACTTTCTAG
- a CDS encoding sensor histidine kinase, with protein MAPDPIRISSSTHGEKRRRKWEYILAFVMFLLLGGLTWAELKYLSGDYYLILNLLILNVVLLLGMLFYVARNAVRLVLERRRRVLGSKLRTRLVLAFISLSLIPTVLIYLVSVKFVQTSVDYWFKGQVEESMEQALELGRAFYGSAQDRLERRGTVMLNEIVKSEYAWGGKGMDNYLNKKFGEYDLSLVGVINTEGKEQNTHASPQWSKAWPEIKDKIDWQSLKADPRPWTTIIPKPGSDLVLGVTPVDEGKTGYLVLGETVGQGLLHRLDQIVRGLDEYKKLKDRKYPWKMNLYLTLGVMALLIILGAIWFGFRLAKELSAPVQALAMGTERIGRGDLSVRLEDRSDDELGFLVQSFNRMAEDLEQSQESVQQANERLAQQNQELERRGQYIEAVLNNITSGVISMDGEGRIGTVNTAAEDILGVPGAMIIGKKPFELLSGEFSVMMEDALAQVSANPGTLWQRQLDLPVRNKIIKVLINVVSLRTVGGRQAGHVAVFEDITELEKIQRLAAWREVARRIAHEIKNPLTPIKLSAQRLQRKYGEQVGEPVFDDCTELIVKQVERLQNMVTEFSAYAKLPEVQPRPDLLAPVLEEVVGMFENTYRDINWRLVFHSTIETFPFDREAIRKVLINLLTNAAEALKGVYDAQVDITAVHDTGAGTVTIAVADNGAGLPKDSSRLFEPYYTEKKGGTGLGLTIVRSIVSDHRGQVRVEANDPRGTVFILDLPDA; from the coding sequence ATGGCGCCTGATCCCATCCGAATTTCTTCCTCCACCCACGGGGAAAAGCGCAGAAGGAAATGGGAATATATCCTGGCCTTTGTCATGTTCCTGCTGCTTGGCGGACTGACCTGGGCTGAGCTCAAGTATCTCAGCGGCGACTACTATCTCATTTTGAACCTGCTGATTCTCAATGTCGTGCTGTTGCTGGGCATGCTCTTTTATGTGGCTCGTAACGCCGTTCGCCTCGTGCTTGAGCGTCGCCGTCGCGTGCTCGGATCAAAGCTGCGTACTCGACTGGTCCTCGCCTTTATTTCCCTTTCTCTTATCCCCACAGTCCTCATTTATCTTGTTTCCGTGAAATTCGTGCAGACCTCGGTGGACTACTGGTTCAAAGGACAGGTTGAGGAATCCATGGAGCAGGCGCTGGAGCTGGGACGGGCCTTTTACGGTTCGGCACAGGATCGTCTGGAGCGGCGTGGAACGGTCATGCTCAATGAGATCGTCAAGTCCGAATACGCCTGGGGCGGCAAGGGGATGGACAATTATCTGAACAAGAAATTCGGAGAATATGATCTCAGTCTCGTCGGTGTCATCAACACCGAAGGCAAGGAACAGAACACCCACGCCTCCCCCCAGTGGAGCAAGGCGTGGCCCGAGATCAAGGACAAAATCGACTGGCAGTCGCTCAAGGCGGACCCCCGTCCGTGGACAACGATCATTCCCAAGCCCGGAAGTGATCTGGTGCTCGGCGTAACCCCTGTTGACGAGGGGAAAACCGGGTATCTCGTACTGGGGGAGACCGTGGGGCAGGGGCTGCTCCATCGTCTGGATCAGATCGTTCGCGGGCTGGATGAGTACAAGAAGCTCAAAGATCGCAAATATCCCTGGAAGATGAACCTTTATCTGACCCTCGGAGTGATGGCTCTGCTGATCATCCTCGGGGCCATCTGGTTCGGCTTCCGACTCGCCAAGGAACTTTCTGCGCCGGTACAGGCCCTTGCCATGGGTACGGAACGCATCGGTCGGGGTGATCTTTCCGTTCGACTGGAGGATCGGTCCGACGATGAGCTCGGTTTTCTGGTGCAGTCCTTCAACCGCATGGCCGAGGACCTTGAGCAGTCGCAGGAATCCGTTCAGCAGGCCAATGAGCGCCTTGCCCAGCAGAATCAGGAGCTGGAGCGTCGCGGTCAGTACATTGAGGCCGTGCTCAACAATATTACTTCCGGCGTCATCTCCATGGATGGTGAGGGTCGAATAGGTACGGTCAATACGGCCGCCGAAGATATCCTTGGCGTGCCGGGGGCAATGATCATAGGCAAGAAGCCCTTTGAGCTGCTTTCCGGTGAGTTTTCCGTCATGATGGAAGACGCATTGGCGCAGGTTTCGGCCAATCCCGGTACCTTGTGGCAGCGACAACTGGATCTTCCCGTACGAAACAAGATCATCAAGGTGCTGATCAACGTCGTGTCGCTCCGGACCGTGGGAGGGCGTCAGGCCGGGCATGTGGCTGTGTTCGAGGATATTACCGAGCTGGAGAAAATCCAGCGACTGGCTGCGTGGCGGGAGGTCGCTCGACGCATCGCCCATGAGATCAAGAACCCGTTGACCCCCATCAAGTTGTCGGCCCAACGTCTGCAGCGCAAATATGGCGAGCAGGTAGGTGAGCCGGTTTTTGATGATTGTACCGAACTCATCGTCAAGCAGGTCGAGCGGTTGCAGAATATGGTTACGGAGTTTTCTGCCTACGCCAAGCTGCCCGAGGTGCAGCCCCGGCCCGATCTTCTGGCTCCGGTGCTGGAAGAGGTCGTCGGCATGTTTGAGAATACGTATCGCGATATCAACTGGCGACTTGTTTTTCATTCAACCATCGAGACATTTCCCTTTGACAGGGAAGCCATCCGCAAGGTGCTTATTAACCTGCTGACCAACGCGGCAGAGGCACTCAAGGGTGTCTATGATGCTCAGGTCGATATCACAGCCGTTCATGACACGGGGGCTGGCACGGTGACCATTGCCGTGGCTGATAACGGTGCAGGGCTCCCCAAGGATTCATCACGACTTTTCGAACCCTACTACACCGAAAAGAAGGGGGGTACCGGATTGGGATTGACCATTGTCCGATCCATTGTATCCGACCACCGGGGGCAGGTCAGGGTCGAGGCCAATGATCCGCGAGGAACAGTGTTCATCCTTGATTTGCCGGATGCCTGA
- a CDS encoding substrate-binding periplasmic protein has protein sequence MRIVFILTLLTAILCTSPALARNVLIVANSDFAPYSMEQNGIPAGIDVDVIKKAAAHSGINIDVIFRPWDEMEAMVVNGECDGAISFFQTPAREKKFTFMKKAPIHFSDYVLFTKVGDKFSFRSYDDLADRIIGRVKQTDLGTEFKSAMESGVVQVKEYPDQAAAIKGLVLGEIDAFAGNIDVTYYRLKDMGMTSSIVYLPKKIIAKKPAYLVMSRSSALENKEQIFRQLETSISRMWKDGSYNTIARKYLLRF, from the coding sequence ATGCGAATCGTATTTATCCTGACACTTCTCACAGCCATTCTTTGCACCTCCCCGGCCCTGGCTAGGAATGTGCTCATCGTGGCCAATAGCGACTTTGCCCCCTATTCAATGGAACAAAACGGAATTCCTGCAGGAATAGATGTGGATGTGATAAAAAAAGCCGCAGCGCATTCAGGTATAAACATCGACGTGATTTTTCGCCCCTGGGATGAAATGGAAGCCATGGTTGTGAACGGTGAGTGCGATGGCGCCATCTCTTTCTTTCAGACACCGGCTCGGGAGAAGAAGTTCACCTTCATGAAAAAGGCCCCCATCCACTTCAGCGACTATGTCCTTTTCACCAAAGTCGGCGACAAGTTTTCATTCCGCTCCTATGACGACCTGGCCGACCGTATCATCGGCAGGGTGAAGCAGACCGATCTCGGCACTGAATTCAAGTCAGCAATGGAATCCGGGGTTGTCCAGGTGAAGGAATACCCGGATCAGGCAGCAGCCATTAAAGGCCTTGTTCTGGGCGAGATTGATGCCTTTGCAGGCAACATCGATGTGACATATTACCGCCTCAAGGACATGGGTATGACCAGTTCCATCGTGTATCTTCCCAAGAAGATCATCGCCAAGAAGCCCGCCTACCTGGTCATGTCCCGTTCCTCGGCCCTTGAGAACAAAGAGCAGATCTTCCGTCAGTTGGAGACTTCCATCAGCCGCATGTGGAAAGACGGGTCGTACAACACCATTGCAAGAAAGTACCTGCTTCGCTTCTAG